The following proteins are co-located in the Alphaproteobacteria bacterium genome:
- a CDS encoding site-specific integrase yields the protein MKTQENKFNFTKKSIESLPRPESGKRTYYYDTKVRGLGVGITDKGTQTFIVYRKIGGRPERMILGRYPDLSIENARGEASKINAKIAQGENPNREKNKIREELTFKELFARYLDQHAKVHKKSWKSDLNQHKLYLSHWDKHRISRLHKADIEALHAKIGRDHGLYAANRMLALLAVMFSKAISWGWNHTNPTIGIKRFKEKSRERFLQGNELPKFLKALEEDPNQTLATFFKLCLLTGARRSNVLAMRWQDISFDQETWNIVETKNGNSQLVPLSEQALGLLKSLFKKKESGWIFPSTTSKSGHLEEPKNVWKRILKKAELEDLRLHDLRRTLGSWQATTGANSYIIGKSLGHKTQQATAIYARLNIDPVRASVERATAAMMETREKEE from the coding sequence ATGAAGACACAAGAGAACAAATTTAACTTTACAAAAAAGTCCATTGAAAGCCTTCCAAGGCCAGAATCAGGAAAACGCACCTACTATTATGATACGAAAGTCCGGGGCTTAGGAGTCGGGATCACAGATAAAGGCACTCAAACTTTCATCGTGTATCGCAAAATAGGAGGCAGACCTGAACGTATGATTCTGGGACGTTATCCGGACTTATCTATTGAAAACGCTCGGGGAGAAGCCTCTAAGATCAACGCAAAAATTGCCCAGGGGGAAAATCCCAACCGTGAAAAGAACAAAATTCGGGAGGAACTTACCTTCAAAGAACTTTTTGCTCGTTACCTTGATCAACATGCCAAAGTGCATAAAAAGTCCTGGAAAAGTGATTTAAATCAGCACAAACTTTATTTATCCCATTGGGATAAGCATAGAATATCTAGACTACACAAAGCCGATATAGAGGCCCTACATGCAAAAATAGGTAGGGATCATGGACTCTACGCAGCCAATAGGATGTTAGCATTACTCGCCGTTATGTTTAGCAAGGCCATAAGCTGGGGATGGAACCATACAAATCCAACAATAGGCATCAAAAGATTTAAAGAAAAATCCAGAGAACGCTTCTTGCAAGGAAATGAATTGCCGAAATTCCTGAAAGCACTTGAGGAAGACCCTAACCAAACATTAGCAACTTTTTTTAAATTATGCCTTTTAACGGGAGCGAGACGAAGCAACGTCTTAGCGATGCGTTGGCAAGACATTAGTTTTGATCAAGAAACATGGAATATTGTTGAGACTAAAAACGGCAATTCCCAGCTTGTACCCCTTTCTGAGCAAGCATTAGGTCTTCTGAAGTCTCTTTTTAAGAAAAAGGAAAGTGGCTGGATCTTCCCCAGCACGACCAGCAAATCTGGACATTTGGAAGAACCCAAAAACGTCTGGAAACGTATTCTAAAAAAGGCAGAATTAGAAGATCTGAGACTACACGATCTTCGACGCACCCTTGGGAGCTGGCAAGCAACCACAGGAGCCAATAGCTATATCATCGGCAAGTCCTTGGGCCATAAAACCCAACAAGCCACTGCCATTTATGCCAGATTAAACATTGACCCCGTCCGAGCATCCGTAGAGCGCGCAACAGCAGCGATGATGGAAACACGAGAGAAGGAGGAATGA
- a CDS encoding AEC family transporter, translated as MKHILLHNLPIFTIIIFGYVCSYFKIVGKRSASIFTDFVFFIAIPAMLLGQFSSQSLEKLFNGPFIAAFILSCLVIGGLTLLFSKRTFPNNLSERAISLIGTAQINTTYLAIPVFFLFFKNVAPIVLVMVFQTIFLTPLSIAILEYDIYRKAQPTQGVATAMKLFLKHLPLILMKAPVVPAAMIGVALSYYQIPVAASLKHIFDVAGSMAAPLSLFVLGLSLEQDRIDFTKDDLLIDLLGLTLLKNLMHPLVAFFIGRYIFDLEPFWMLSLCLLSAMPAARNASLFAQRYGLNVRRTNALILITTFISFITIGLILTFFKDQLQMFVQ; from the coding sequence TTGAAACATATCTTACTACACAACCTGCCTATTTTTACCATTATCATTTTTGGTTATGTGTGCAGCTATTTCAAAATTGTGGGGAAACGCTCGGCTTCAATTTTTACAGATTTCGTTTTTTTTATCGCCATTCCCGCCATGCTGCTGGGTCAATTTTCATCCCAATCCTTGGAAAAATTATTTAACGGCCCTTTTATTGCGGCCTTTATCCTCAGCTGTTTAGTGATTGGGGGGCTCACCCTTTTATTCAGCAAAAGAACCTTTCCTAATAACCTGTCAGAGCGCGCCATTTCCCTGATCGGAACCGCCCAAATCAATACCACTTATTTGGCTATTCCCGTGTTCTTTTTGTTTTTCAAAAATGTGGCCCCCATTGTTTTGGTCATGGTCTTTCAAACCATCTTTTTGACCCCCTTGAGTATTGCGATTTTGGAATATGATATTTATCGCAAGGCTCAACCAACCCAAGGTGTTGCCACAGCCATGAAGCTATTCTTAAAGCATTTACCGCTTATTTTAATGAAGGCCCCTGTAGTGCCTGCTGCCATGATTGGGGTGGCCCTTTCCTATTACCAGATTCCCGTCGCCGCCTCTCTAAAGCACATTTTTGACGTGGCGGGCAGTATGGCTGCCCCCCTTTCTTTATTCGTGCTGGGTCTGTCTTTAGAGCAAGACCGCATTGATTTTACCAAAGACGACTTGCTGATTGACCTGTTAGGACTGACCCTGTTGAAAAATCTGATGCATCCCCTGGTGGCGTTTTTCATCGGGCGGTACATCTTTGATCTTGAACCTTTTTGGATGCTTTCCCTGTGCTTGCTATCCGCTATGCCTGCCGCCCGAAACGCCAGCCTTTTCGCCCAACGCTATGGGCTGAACGTTCGGCGAACAAATGCACTTATTCTGATCACCACCTTTATTTCATTCATAACCATTGGATTAATTTTGACTTTTTTTAAGGACCAGCTGCAGATGTTTGTGCAGTAA